A DNA window from Mya arenaria isolate MELC-2E11 chromosome 17, ASM2691426v1 contains the following coding sequences:
- the LOC128224711 gene encoding uncharacterized protein LOC128224711, whose translation MSSDTTFNVPVVNLGRFQVDRMRKYGDLVALVNPETERYITYSQCADRIEQIASGLFDLGLRQGDVLCALTFNTIEYPLVWYAVNLIGGTFLTASPLYPDEELERRFSKCYVKFLLTIPELTTRISSMVHRMKLATVSLARPKLLNKLIVLGEDCDGFIPFRSLLTSGQLRYKPEVDPSKSTALLLSSSGTTGLPKFVKLTHVNIIANMMQIQYNKQHQPGEVSVLALPVFHHYGLHSVLGTSLYNGLKVVLMDRWSTEKFFANIEKYKANLIQVVPAMAASLVKFPECRTYDVSSVRFVMSAAAPMGVGVEEHLRQLFNVPFISQSYGLTETGYNSGNTTDRHRLGSNGVSPIGTTLKIFDPETEEELARNKTGEIRVKGEMVTTGYLDDDVATRLTFDQNGFFKTGDIGYLDSDGFLFIVDRLKELIKYKGLQVAPAYLEDIIVKHPGVADAAVIGIPDPDAGELPRAYVVRQTGSHITAKDIVQYVHDHVAPHMRLRGGVEFIQEVPRTPSGKIMRRHLKPKKQTTSRL comes from the exons CTTCCAAGTTGACCGGATGAGAAAATATGGAGATCTTGTGGCACTG GTTAATCCTGAAACAGAGCGTTATATAACATACAGCCAGTGCGCTGACCGTATTGAACAAATAGCGAGCGGTTTGTTCGATCTCGGATTAAGGCAGGGAGACGTTTTATGTGCACTTACATTCAATACGATAGAGTATCCGTTGGTTTGGTATGCTGTCAACTTGATTGGTGGAACGTTTCTTACTGCGTCACCGTTATACCCagatg aGGAACTAGAAAGACGATTCAGTAAATGTTATGTTAAGTTTCTTCTGACGATCCCGGAACTTACAACACGCATCAGCTCTATGGTTCATCGGATG aaaCTTGCGACCGTGTCTTTGGCAAGACCAAAACTTCTGAACAAACTCATAGTGCTTGGTGAGGACTGTGATGGTTTCATACCTTTTCGAAGTCTCCTCACTTCCGGTCAGCTTCGATACAAACCGGAAGTAGATCCTTCAAAGTCCACAGCTCTTCTTCTCTCCTCTAGCGGAACTACCGGGTTGCCGAAATTCGTGAAACTGACGCATGTCAACATAATTGCAAATATGATGCAGATACA GTACAATAAACAGCACCAGCCCGGAGAAGTGTCGGTATTGGCCCTGCCCGTTTTTCACCATTATGGACTTCACTCAGTACTGGGAACCAGCCTTTATAATGGGCTTAAAGTTGTTCTCATGGATAGGTGGAGTACGGAAAAGTTCTTTGCGAATATCGAAAAGTACAAG GCGAATTTAATTCAAGTGGTTCCAGCTATGGCCGCTTCGTTAGTCAAATTCCCGGAATGTCGCACTTATGACGTCAGCAGCGTTCGTTTCGTGATGTCAGCAGCGGCGCCAATGGGGGTTGGTGTAGAGGAGCATTTACGGCAGCTTTTTAATGTTCCATTTATATCGCAGT CTTATGGTCTAACAGAAACGGGGTACAACTCTGGAAACACAACTGATCGCCATCGTCTTGGTTCCAACGGTGTTTCTCCAATAGGCACGACTCTCAAG atattcGATCCCGAAACAGAAGAGGAGTTAGCAAGGAACAAAACAGGAGAAATCCGAGTGAAAGGTGAAATGGTGACAACTGGTTACCTTGACGACGATGTAGCTACAAGACTGACATTTGACCAAAACGGCTTTTTTAAAACCg gAGACATAGGGTATTTAGATTCGGATGGTTTTCTCTTCATAGTGGATCGTTTAAAGGAACTGATCAAATATAAAGGTCTTCAG GTGGCACCTGCGTACCTCGAAGATATCATAGTGAAGCACCCAGGCGTCGCAGACGCCGCCGTGATTGGAATCCCCGACCCCGATGCGGGGGAATTACCCAGAGCGTATGTTGTAAGACAGACTGGGAGTCACATCACAGCCAAGGATATTGTCCAATACGTGCATG ATCATGTGGCTCCCCATATGCGCCTGCGCGGTGGGGTTGAATTCATACAGGAAGTACCAAGAACGCCGTCTGGAAAAATCATGCGCAGACATTTGAAGCCAAAGAAACAAACAACCTCAAGactataa